Proteins encoded in a region of the Zea mays cultivar B73 chromosome 4, Zm-B73-REFERENCE-NAM-5.0, whole genome shotgun sequence genome:
- the LOC118477013 gene encoding uncharacterized protein, whose translation MEVVKLGITTQTWPDLVGYPVVDAVNIIRQDNPNITEVRVLPPDGVPSPLQDGTVRVCIYNDIVNGQAVVVNPAPYIG comes from the coding sequence ATGGAGGTCGTCAAGCTTGGTATAACGACCCAAACATGGCCTGATCTGGTTGGCTACCCCGTTGTAGATGCGGTTAATATTATCCGTCAAGATAATCCCAATATAACCGAAGTTCGAGTACTCCCTCCAGATGGGGTCCCGTCTCCACTCCAAGATGGTACCGTACGTGTTTGTATCTACAACGACATCGTCAATGGTCAGGCTGTTGTGGTTAACCCAGCACCATATATTGGCTAG